The following are encoded together in the Streptomyces sp. NBC_00341 genome:
- a CDS encoding fasciclin domain-containing protein, producing MNTLHIRRAALAVSAAVVLPLALTACSSDSKDSASGSTASSAKASASASAGDSMNMDKPFGPGCASVPKSGSGSFDGMAKDPVATAASNNPALSTLVTAVKKAGLVDTLNNAQNITVFAPTNDAFAKIPKADLDKLLADKAELTKVLTYHVVGEKLAPKQLDKGSFETLEKGKLMTSGSNMEYTVNDSSKVVCGNVPTANATVYIVDSVLMPPK from the coding sequence ATGAACACCCTCCACATCCGCCGCGCCGCCCTCGCCGTGTCCGCGGCAGTGGTGCTCCCGCTCGCCCTCACCGCCTGTTCCAGCGACTCCAAGGACAGCGCCTCCGGCTCCACCGCCAGCTCCGCGAAGGCATCGGCCTCCGCCTCCGCCGGCGACTCGATGAACATGGACAAGCCCTTCGGACCGGGCTGCGCGTCCGTGCCGAAGAGCGGCTCGGGCTCCTTCGACGGCATGGCGAAGGACCCGGTCGCCACGGCCGCCTCGAACAACCCGGCGCTCTCCACCCTCGTCACCGCCGTGAAGAAGGCCGGGCTGGTCGACACCCTGAACAACGCCCAGAACATCACGGTGTTCGCCCCGACCAATGACGCCTTCGCCAAGATCCCGAAGGCCGACCTGGACAAGCTGCTGGCCGACAAGGCCGAGCTGACCAAGGTGCTCACGTACCACGTGGTGGGCGAGAAGCTGGCGCCGAAGCAGCTGGACAAGGGCTCCTTCGAGACCCTGGAGAAGGGCAAGCTGATGACGTCGGGTTCGAACATGGAGTACACCGTGAACGACTCCTCGAAGGTCGTCTGCGGCAATGTCCCGACCGCCAACGCGACGGTCTACATCGTCGACTCCGTCCTGATGCCCCCGAAGTAG
- a CDS encoding DEAD/DEAH box helicase, which yields MTEDLSPAERYQASRIRAAEQATALGPFREMYEFDLDPYQIEACTALEAGKGVLVAAPTGSGKTIVGEFAVHLALEQGRKCFYTTPIKALSNQKFADLVKRYGADKVGLLTGDNSVNADAPVVVMTTEVLRNMLYAGSQALNGLGYVVMDEVHYLSDRFRGAVWEEVIIHLPESVTLVSLSATVSNAEEFGDWLDTVRGDTAVIVSEHRPVPLWQHVLAGRRMYDLFEEESDHGGRGVGRREVNPDLVRLARMENQRGYNPRERRRGKMVREADRERERRQRSRIWTPSRPEVIDRLDAEGLLPAITFIFSRAGCEASVQQCLQAGLRLNNEDKRRLVREIVEARTASIPTEDLHVLGYYEWLEGLERGIAAHHAGMLPTFKEVVEELFVRGLVKAVFATETLALGINMPARSVVLEKLVKWNGEQHADITPGEYTQLTGRAGRRGIDVEGHAVVLWQRGMDPGALAGLAGTRTYPLRSSFRPSYNMAVNLVQQFGRHRSRELLETSFAQFQADRSVVGISRQVQKNEEGLEGYKEGMTCHLGDFEEYARLRRDLKDRETELAKHGASQRRAAAAASLEKLKPGDVIHVPTGKFAGLALVLDPGLPAGRTNGHGHRGMEYHDGPRPLVLTAERQVKRLASIDFPVPVEALERMRVPKSFNARSPQSRRDLASALRTKAGHIVPERHRKERSGAADDREIARYRAELRAHPCHGCDEREDHARWAERYHRLQRDTQQLERRIEGRTNTIARTFDRIVALLTELDYLRGSEVTEHGKRLARLYGELDLLASECLRAGVWEGLNPAELAACVSALVYEARQSDDAVAPKLPSGPAKTAMGEMVRIWGRLDALEEDFKINQAEGVGQREPDLGFAWAVYMWASGRTLDEVLREAEMPAGDFVRWCKQVIDVLGQVAAAAPREGSSVGRNARKAVDEVLRGVVAYSSVG from the coding sequence ATGACAGAGGACCTCTCACCAGCTGAGCGCTACCAGGCTTCCCGGATCCGAGCCGCCGAGCAGGCGACCGCGCTCGGGCCGTTCCGCGAGATGTACGAATTCGATCTGGACCCCTATCAGATCGAGGCCTGTACGGCGCTGGAGGCCGGCAAGGGCGTCCTCGTCGCGGCGCCGACCGGCTCGGGCAAGACGATCGTCGGCGAGTTCGCCGTGCACCTCGCCCTGGAGCAGGGCCGTAAGTGCTTCTACACCACACCGATCAAGGCCCTCTCCAACCAGAAGTTCGCCGACCTCGTCAAGCGCTACGGCGCGGACAAGGTGGGCCTGCTCACCGGCGACAACAGCGTCAACGCCGACGCCCCGGTGGTCGTCATGACCACCGAGGTCCTGCGGAACATGCTGTACGCGGGCTCCCAGGCGCTGAACGGGCTCGGCTATGTGGTGATGGACGAGGTGCACTACCTCTCCGACCGCTTCCGGGGCGCGGTGTGGGAGGAAGTGATCATCCACCTCCCCGAATCCGTGACGCTGGTGTCACTGTCGGCGACCGTGTCCAACGCCGAGGAGTTCGGTGACTGGCTGGACACCGTCCGCGGCGACACCGCCGTGATCGTCTCCGAGCACCGTCCCGTACCGCTCTGGCAGCACGTGCTGGCCGGACGCCGGATGTACGACCTCTTCGAGGAGGAGAGCGACCACGGCGGCCGTGGCGTCGGCCGCCGTGAGGTCAACCCCGACCTCGTCCGGCTCGCCCGGATGGAGAACCAGCGCGGATACAACCCGCGCGAGCGCCGGCGCGGAAAGATGGTGCGCGAGGCGGACCGCGAGCGCGAGCGGCGCCAGCGCAGCCGGATCTGGACCCCGTCGAGGCCCGAGGTCATCGACCGGCTGGACGCCGAGGGGCTGCTTCCCGCCATCACGTTCATCTTCAGCAGGGCCGGCTGCGAGGCCTCCGTGCAGCAGTGCCTGCAGGCCGGGCTCCGGCTCAACAACGAGGACAAGCGCCGGCTCGTACGGGAGATCGTCGAGGCACGCACGGCGTCCATCCCCACCGAGGACCTCCACGTCCTCGGTTACTACGAATGGCTCGAAGGCCTGGAGCGGGGCATCGCCGCGCACCATGCGGGGATGCTGCCGACCTTCAAGGAGGTCGTCGAGGAGCTCTTCGTGCGCGGGCTCGTCAAGGCGGTCTTCGCGACCGAGACGCTGGCCCTCGGCATCAACATGCCCGCACGCTCCGTGGTCCTGGAGAAGCTCGTCAAGTGGAACGGCGAGCAGCACGCCGACATCACCCCCGGCGAGTACACCCAGCTGACCGGCCGGGCCGGGCGGCGCGGGATCGACGTCGAGGGTCATGCGGTGGTGCTCTGGCAGCGCGGCATGGACCCCGGAGCGCTCGCCGGACTCGCGGGTACGCGCACGTATCCGCTGCGCTCCAGCTTCCGGCCGTCGTACAACATGGCCGTCAATCTGGTGCAGCAGTTCGGCAGGCACCGCTCGCGCGAACTGCTGGAGACCTCGTTCGCACAGTTCCAGGCGGACCGCTCGGTGGTCGGGATCTCCCGCCAGGTCCAGAAGAACGAGGAGGGCCTGGAGGGCTACAAGGAGGGAATGACCTGCCACCTCGGTGACTTCGAGGAGTACGCGCGGCTCCGCCGCGACCTCAAGGACCGGGAGACCGAGCTCGCCAAGCACGGCGCGTCGCAGCGGCGGGCCGCGGCGGCGGCCTCCCTGGAGAAGCTCAAGCCCGGCGATGTCATCCATGTGCCGACCGGGAAGTTCGCCGGACTGGCACTCGTCCTGGACCCCGGACTGCCCGCAGGGCGGACCAACGGGCACGGACACCGGGGCATGGAGTACCACGACGGGCCGCGCCCCCTGGTGCTGACGGCCGAACGGCAGGTCAAGCGGCTGGCCTCGATCGACTTCCCGGTGCCGGTGGAGGCGCTGGAGCGGATGCGCGTCCCCAAGTCGTTCAACGCGCGCTCACCGCAGTCGCGCCGCGATCTGGCCTCCGCGCTGCGCACCAAGGCCGGGCACATCGTGCCGGAGCGGCACCGCAAGGAGCGCTCCGGCGCCGCCGACGACCGCGAGATCGCCCGCTACCGGGCCGAGCTGCGCGCGCACCCCTGCCACGGCTGCGACGAGCGCGAGGACCACGCGCGGTGGGCCGAGCGCTACCACCGGCTGCAGCGGGACACCCAGCAGCTGGAGCGCCGCATCGAGGGGCGCACCAACACGATCGCCCGCACCTTCGACCGGATCGTCGCGCTGCTCACCGAGCTCGACTACCTGCGCGGCAGCGAGGTCACCGAGCACGGCAAGCGGCTCGCCCGCCTCTACGGCGAGCTGGACCTGCTGGCGAGCGAGTGTCTGCGCGCAGGTGTGTGGGAGGGGCTCAACCCCGCCGAACTCGCCGCGTGCGTCTCGGCGCTGGTGTACGAGGCCCGGCAGTCCGACGACGCGGTGGCGCCCAAGCTGCCGTCCGGTCCGGCGAAGACGGCGATGGGCGAGATGGTCCGGATCTGGGGGCGGCTCGATGCCCTGGAGGAGGACTTCAAGATCAACCAGGCGGAGGGGGTCGGACAGCGCGAACCCGATCTCGGCTTCGCCTGGGCGGTGTACATGTGGGCGTCCGGCCGGACGCTGGACGAGGTGCTGCGCGAGGCGGAGATGCCCGCGGGCGACTTCGTGCGCTGGTGCAAGCAGGTGATCGATGTGCTGGGGCAGGTGGCCGCCGCGGCGCCGCGCGAGGGCAGTTCGGTGGGACGCAACGCACGGAAGGCCGTCGACGAGGTGCTGCGGGGAGTGGTGGCCTACAGCTCCGTGGGGTGA
- a CDS encoding FG-GAP-like repeat-containing protein, with product MARHLMACTALATAVAAGALVAPAAFAAPVHGAAASSKTPRKAAAPAPGDVDGDGFGDLAAGSPEGTIKGYAKAGYVSLVYGTDQGVRVTRHKGITQDTAGIPGEPEAGDRFGSSVAMGDVDGDGYTDLVIGSGGEAIGTVAGAGAVTVVFGAKGGLGSDAIAFHNPKPSSREAFGDNLTVGDFDHDGRDDIAVATDTKVNVVRGASNLRDVAKPAMTAYAPPGGGAGMGPISSGDINGDGYTDLVTQANFDDGADEGTLGVLPGSAQGLKTQPIGRVGLPFNGYSVVTGDITGDGRDDVVVDTNYSDGPDEFLLRMFPGTAAGLGAGVPYGGAVEPGSVGVLADTDGDGHADLVTTVIDEPDSDGIQNAGALTVVPGATTGLDAARARKLTLDSPGVMGVMEGNDQFGWSVTAGDFDADGRADLAVGAPGKYLATGAISVIPGSKTGPTGTGSILFTPESLGHPTAKARFGSAVSARTAR from the coding sequence ATGGCGCGGCATCTGATGGCGTGTACGGCTCTGGCGACAGCTGTGGCGGCGGGGGCTCTGGTGGCACCAGCCGCCTTCGCCGCACCGGTTCACGGGGCGGCGGCGTCGTCGAAGACCCCGCGGAAGGCGGCCGCACCCGCACCGGGCGACGTGGACGGCGACGGCTTCGGCGACCTCGCCGCGGGCTCTCCGGAGGGCACCATCAAGGGTTACGCGAAGGCGGGTTACGTCTCCCTCGTCTACGGCACGGACCAGGGCGTACGGGTCACCCGGCACAAGGGCATCACCCAGGACACGGCCGGAATCCCCGGCGAACCAGAGGCAGGTGACCGGTTCGGTTCCTCGGTGGCCATGGGCGACGTGGACGGCGACGGGTACACCGACCTGGTGATCGGATCCGGCGGCGAGGCCATCGGGACGGTGGCGGGCGCGGGCGCCGTCACCGTCGTCTTCGGCGCCAAGGGCGGACTGGGCAGCGACGCCATCGCGTTCCACAACCCGAAGCCCTCCTCGCGTGAGGCCTTCGGCGACAACCTGACGGTCGGGGACTTCGACCACGACGGCCGGGACGACATCGCGGTCGCCACCGACACGAAGGTGAACGTCGTACGCGGCGCGAGCAACCTGCGGGACGTCGCCAAGCCGGCGATGACCGCGTACGCCCCGCCGGGCGGCGGCGCCGGAATGGGGCCGATCTCCTCGGGCGACATCAACGGCGACGGCTACACGGACCTGGTCACACAGGCCAACTTCGACGACGGGGCCGACGAGGGGACCTTGGGTGTGCTGCCGGGCTCGGCGCAGGGCCTCAAGACGCAGCCGATCGGCCGGGTCGGGCTGCCCTTCAACGGCTACAGCGTCGTGACCGGTGACATCACGGGCGACGGCCGGGACGACGTGGTCGTGGACACCAACTATTCCGACGGCCCCGACGAGTTCCTGCTGCGCATGTTCCCGGGCACCGCCGCCGGGCTGGGCGCGGGGGTGCCCTACGGCGGCGCGGTGGAACCGGGCAGCGTGGGCGTCCTCGCGGACACCGATGGCGACGGGCATGCCGACCTGGTGACCACCGTGATCGATGAGCCGGACTCCGACGGCATCCAGAACGCGGGCGCCCTGACCGTCGTACCGGGGGCGACGACCGGGCTGGACGCGGCCCGCGCCCGGAAGCTGACCCTGGACTCGCCGGGGGTGATGGGCGTGATGGAGGGCAACGACCAGTTCGGCTGGTCCGTGACGGCCGGGGACTTCGACGCGGACGGGCGCGCGGACCTGGCGGTCGGCGCGCCGGGGAAGTACCTGGCGACGGGCGCGATAAGCGTCATCCCCGGTTCGAAGACGGGACCGACCGGGACGGGCTCGATCCTCTTCACCCCGGAGTCGCTGGGCCACCCGACCGCGAAGGCCCGATTCGGCTCAGCCGTCAGCGCGCGGACCGCGCGCTGA
- a CDS encoding SPW repeat protein: MSNVSHAGHDLAGHPDASEMRDRYARVMGGRDVALVDGPVFLVGLYCAISPWVLHFTTSQTTLVNHNLIMGIAIAVLGLGFTVMPQRMYGLSWAICAMGAWMIVSPWVVGSSPDMGVVLNNVIIGGLTVLLGLVCAGASLRSSRDRS; encoded by the coding sequence ATGTCAAACGTCTCGCACGCCGGCCATGACCTGGCCGGACACCCCGACGCCTCCGAAATGCGCGATCGTTACGCCCGGGTGATGGGTGGTCGCGATGTGGCGCTCGTGGACGGACCGGTGTTCCTGGTCGGCCTGTACTGCGCCATCTCGCCCTGGGTGCTGCACTTCACGACAAGCCAGACAACCCTGGTGAACCACAACCTGATCATGGGTATCGCGATCGCCGTGCTGGGTCTCGGGTTCACCGTGATGCCGCAGAGGATGTATGGCCTGAGCTGGGCCATCTGCGCCATGGGCGCCTGGATGATCGTCTCGCCCTGGGTGGTGGGCAGCAGCCCGGACATGGGCGTCGTACTCAACAACGTCATCATCGGCGGGTTGACGGTCCTGCTCGGGCTGGTCTGCGCGGGGGCGTCGCTGAGGAGCAGCCGGGACCGGTCGTAG